Proteins encoded within one genomic window of Mya arenaria isolate MELC-2E11 chromosome 13, ASM2691426v1:
- the LOC128213874 gene encoding putative mediator of RNA polymerase II transcription subunit 26, with protein sequence MKPSMRTNIRPSMSSIIAQNQAHETQHEIQYGSQNKAQHDFPHLTQHETQHKAQHEIQHEAQHEIQHKAQHDIQHKTQHETKHRTSRRSNIRPSMISNIRPSMISNIRPSMISNIRTSMRSNKRPNMISNISPAQHEIQHKAQHEIQHEAQHEIQHEAQPEIQHEAQHETQHEAQPEIQHKAQHEIQHEAQPEIQHEAQPEIQHEAQPEIQHEAQHEIQHKAQHETQHKAQHEIQHEAQHEIQHKAQHETQHEAQHETQHEAQHEIQHEAQPEIQHEAQPEIQHEAQHEIQHKAQHETQHKAQHEIQHKAQHEIQHEAQPEIQHEAQHEIQHKAQHETQHKAQHEIQHKAQHEIQHEAQHETQHKAQHMIQQEAQHETQHKAQHEIQHEVQHEIQHKAQHEIQHEAQHETQHKAQHMIQQEAQHETQHKAQHETQHEAQHETQHKAH encoded by the exons ATGAAGCCCAGCATGAGAACCAACATAAGGCCTAGCATGAGTTCCATTATAGCACAAAACCAAGCACATGAGACCCAGCATGAGATCCAGTATGGGTCACAAAATAAGGCCCAGCATGACTTCCCACATTTGACCCAGCATGAGACTCAACATAAGGCCCAGCATGAGATACAACATGAAGCTCAGCATGAGATCCAACATAAGGCCCAACATGATATCCAACATAAGACCCAGCATGAGACCAAACATAGGACCAGCAGGAGGTCAAACATAAGGCCCAGCATGATATCCAACATAAGGCCCAGCATGATATCCAACATAAGGCCCAGCATGATATCCAACATAAGGACTAGCATGAGATCCAACAAAAGGCCCAACATGATATCCAACATAAGCCCA GCCCAGCATGAGATCCAACATAAGGCCCAGCATGAGATCCAACATGAAGCCCAGCATGAGATCCAACATGAAGCCCAGCCTGAGATCCAACATGAAGCCCAGCATGAGACCCAACATGAAGCCCAGCCTGAGATCCAACATAAGGCCCAGCATGAGATCCAACATGAAGCCCAGCCTGAGATCCAACATGAAGCCCAGCCTGAGATCCAACATGAAGCCCAGCCTGAGATCCAACATGAAGCCCAGCATGAGATCCAACATAAAGCCCAGCATGAGACCCAACATAAGGCCCAGCATGAGATCCAACATGAAGCCCAGCATGAGATCCAACATAAAGCCCAGCATGAGACCCAACATGAAGCCCAGCATGAGACCCAACATGAAGCCCAGCATGAGATCCAACATGAAGCCCAGCCTGAGATCCAACATGAAGCCCAGCCTGAGATCCAACATGAAGCCCAGCATGAGATCCAACATAAAGCCCAGCATGAGACCCAACATAAGGCCCAGCATGAGATCCAACATAAGGCCCAGCATGAGATCCAACATGAAGCCCAGCCTGAGATCCAACATGAAGCCCAGCATGAGATCCAACATAAAGCCCAGCATGAGACCCAACATAAGGCCCAGCATGAGATCCAACATAAGGCCCAGCATGAGATCCAACATGAAGCCCAGCATGAGACCCAACATAAAGCCCAGCATATGATCCAACAAGAAGCCCAGCATGAGACCCAACATAAAGCCCAGCATGAGATCCAGCACGAAGTCCAGCATGAGATCCAACATAAAGCCCAGCATGAGATCCAACATGAAGCCCAACATGAGACCCAACATAAAGCCCAGCATATGATCCAACAAGAAGCCCAGCATGAGACCCAACATAAAGCCCAGCATGAGACCCAACATGAAGCCCAACATGAGACCCAACATAAGGCCCATTAA